A genome region from Anopheles stephensi strain Indian chromosome 2, UCI_ANSTEP_V1.0, whole genome shotgun sequence includes the following:
- the LOC118504346 gene encoding probable maltase has translation MYVIGILALLLAVGHTSQAVDPRPPPKGPPPKAAKFDWWERGNFYQIYPRSFKDSDGDGIGDLKGITQMIDYLKVIGIDGVWLSPIFKSPMNDFGYDISDFYAIQEEYGTMEDFEELAAKCASIGLKLILDFVPNHSSDEHEHFRLSEESVEPYRDYYIWHSGVLDANGTRHPPSNWISVFRGSAWQWSDKRQQYYLHQFQKKQPDLNYRNPALVEEMKNVMRFWLNKGIAGFRIDALPYLYESEEVDGRYRDEPLSGLVSDDPNNPAYLTHTETKDQPETYDMVHQWRAVVDEYTARDNVTRIILTEAYTALENTTRFYGTPAAPGAQIPFNFQLITQLTVNSTGSDFVNAVQSWVRAMPPGAIANWVLGNHDNSRIATRLGVERADLYNIALQTLPGIAVTYYGEEIAMKDRWISWEDTIDPAGCNADPDTYTLYSRDPVRTPFQWNNSTNAGFSNASRTWLPVAEGYEELNVAAQLVAPRSHLRTFMELTDYRKRRLLAEGDFNLQLVGTNLVLYKRSVPRVGYAVVALNFGAEPVELPLDKVFPGTGERWLKVVASSLQVKPTSGTWINVRLFKLAPNAGIVLERRTGRNDVVA, from the exons ATGTATGTAATAGGTATTTTAGCTCTGTTACTGGCTGTAGGCCACACCAGCCAAGCAGTGGATCCGAGACCTCCGCCAAAAGGTCCTCCTCCCAAGGCGGCCAAGTTTGATTGGTGGGAACGTGGCAATTTCTATCAGATCTATCCACGATCGTTTAAGGACTCGGATGGTGATGGAATTGGTGATCTGAAGG GTATTACGCAAATGATCGACTATCTGAAAGTGATCGGGATCGATGGCGTTTGGCTGTCACCCATCTTCAAGTCTCCGATGAACGATTTCGGGTACGACATCTCCGATTTTTACGCCATCCAGGAAGAGTACGGTACGATGGAGGACTTTGAGGAGCTGGCGGCCAAATGCGCTTCGATAGGACTGAAGCTAATTTTGGACTTTGTGCCGAATCATTCGAGTGACGAGCACGAACACTTCCGCCTGTCGGAGGAAAGCGTTGAACCGTACCGGGACTACTACATCTGGCATTCGGGTGTGCTGGATGCGAACGGTACACGGCATCCACCGTCCAACTGGATCAGTGTGTTCCGGGGCAGTGCCTGGCAGTGGAGCGACAAGCGCCAGCAGTACTATCTGCACCAGTTCCAGAAGAAGCAGCCGGACCTGAACTATCGCAATCCAGCGCTGGTGGAAGAGATGAAGAATGTGATGCGTTTCTGGCTGAACAAGGGTATCGCTGGGTTCCGTATCGATGCGTTACCGTATCTGTACGAAAGTGAGGAAGTGGATGGCCGTTACCGGGACGAACCGCTGTCGGGACTGGTTTCGGACGATCCGAACAATCCGGCCTATCTGACGCACACGGAAACGAAGGATCAGCCGGAAACGTACGATATGGTGCATCAGTGGCGTGCGGTGGTGGATGAgtatacggcacgggacaacGTTACGCGCATCATTCTGACTGAAGCATATACGGCACTGGAGAACACGACCCGTTTCTACGGAACACCGGCAGCGCCTGGTGCTCAGATACCGTTCAACTTCCAGCTCATTACGCAGCTGACAGTGAACAGTACGGGCAGCGATTTCGTTAATGCGGTCCAGAGTTGGGTCCGAGCAATGCCGCCCGGTGCCATCGCGAACTGGGTGCTGGGAAATCATGACAACAGTCGTATTGCGACCCGACTCGGTGTCGAACGGGCTGATCTGTACAATATCGCACTTCAGACTCTGCCGGGCATAGCGGTGACGTACTACGGTGAGGAGATAGCTATGAAGGATCGTTGGATCTCGTGGGAAGACACGATCGACCCGGCGGGTTGTAATGCGGATCCGGACACCTACACGCTGTACTCGCGCGATCCGGTTCGCACTCCGTTCCAGTGGAACAATAGTACGAACGCTGGTTTTTCCAATGCATCACGCACCTGGCTACCGGTGGCGGAAGGGTACGAAGAGTTGAATGTGGCCGCCCAGCTGGTGGCACCGCGCAGCCATCTCCGCACGTTCATGGAGCTGACCGACTACCGGAAGCGACGACTGCTGGCGGAGGGTGACTTTAATTTGCAGCTCGTTGGTACGAACTTGGTGCTGTACAAGCGGTCCGTACCGAGGGTGGGCTATGCGGTGGTGGCGTTGAACTTCGGAGCTGAGCCGGTGGAGCTTCCGCTGGATAAGGTGTTTCCGGGCACGGGAGAGCGTTGGCTGAAGGTGGTCGCTAGTTCGCTGCAGGTGAAGCCGACTTCCGGGACGTGGATCAATGTGCGGTTGTTTAAGCTGGCGCCCAACGCTGGAATTGTGCTGGAGCGACGTACGGGACGCAACGATGTTGTGGCTTAA